A region of the Stieleria neptunia genome:
GGCCCAGTTCGTTGTGGTCGACCAGCACCAGTTCGGTTTTGGGCGGGTTGACCAAGTCGCTCTTGCTGAGCACGCCGACCAATTGCCCGTCCTCCAAGACGGGGAACACGGCCTGCGGCGAACGAAAGATCTTTTCGCGGGCCTCGGTGACGGGCATCCGTGCGGGGAGCGAGACGAACTCCTCTTCGACCACATCGCCGATCAACTGTGCCGACTTGATTCGCATCGTTGTCGTGGCGGTATCGAACGGGCTGACCAAGACGGTGATCCCCCGCGCCTTGGCCAGTTGCATCAGCCCATCGGACAATTGATAGCCTCCCGTCACGATCAACGCGCGGACGCCGAGTTCGAGGGCCGGCAACTGCACGGTCGGGCGATCGCCGCTGACGACCAGCAATTTTTCGGCGGGGAATTGCTTGATGTGGTCGGTGAACCCGCCGGCGCTCATCGCCCCCACGCTGACGATCAAATCTTCGTCGACGTCCGGGTTGACCGCGTGCAGGAACGTCCCGCCGAGCACCGAAGCGATCTTGCTGAGGTTGGTGCGCACCTGACGCGCCTTGAGCGGATCGACGCCGCTGTTGAGCACCAGTTCCAAGATATCCAACAGCGAGACGATTCCCGACAGTTTGCCGTCCGGTTCGACCACCGGAATGCTCCGCAATCCGCGCTCGTCCATCCGGCGATAGACGTCATAAAACACTTCGTCGCGATGGGCCAGCGTGACATCGGTCTGGCAGACGTCCTCGACCAAGGCGTGCACGTCCATCATGATCCGCGGCGCCGAAAGCTTGGCGATCTTTAACGCATATTCGGTCCGCTGGTTGGGCGGTCCGCAGCTTGCCGCGATCGCGTCGGGACGCGTCGTTCGTCGCAAGAAATCCGCGTAGGCGATTGCCGCACAGATCGCATCGGTGTCGGGGTTACGATGACCAAAAACGAATAAAGGCATGAGACGCGATTGGAAGAGAACGGTGATCGGGACCGGCAGGCATTGTCATCGCAATCGCTTTCAACGTCGATCCTATGCGGCCAAGATTTCCGCCGCTCGCCGGAAAATCGCCTCGGGGTCGCTCATCCGACCGACCCCTTTGACGCGACACGATAGCCATCCCGAGTCGGGGCCGATCAGCAGGCAGCCGTCGGCAGCCAATTGGGCCACGTTGCGGGCGACCGACGGTTTGTTCCACATCGGATCGCTCATCGCCGGCGCAACCAGGACCGGAGCGGTGTTTTGCAGGTACAGCGTGCTGACCAGATCGTCGGCAATGCCGTTGGAAAATTTTGCGATCAAATTGGCGGTCGCCGGCGCCACGATCATCAGGTCCACGTCGAGGGCCAGTTCGATGTGTGACCCGAGCGGATGGTTGACGTGAAAGCTGTCCAGGCCGACCGGCCGACCGGACAGGGCCGCCAAGGTGGGTGGCCCCAGAAACTCGGTCGCCGAACGGGTCATCGCCGTCTGTACCCGGTGGCCGGCTTGGGCCAGCCGGCTGCACAGCATGGCGGCTTTATAGGCGGCGATCCCGCCACCGACGGCCAGCAGAATTCGCTTGGAATCAACGGGGTCCGGCATGGCACAGATTTAATAAAGGCGAGAGACACGTACCGGACGAAATGCTTGACGGCCCGTTGATCCAGTGGGGGCGGTCAGCGGATGGGGTTGTGCGACGTCGTTTCTCGATCGTCGAGGCTTGTCCTGCAAAACATTTGTCAGCGGTAGGGCGCAAGCCCTCCGGTCTTTCACGGTGTTTTTGAATCGTCGAGCGGAAAAGGGGTCAGGTACCAAAAACCAAATGGCCCGCAGGGTGCTTCGCATTTTTGTACCTGACCCCTTTTCCGCGGTACTTGTTTTTGAATCGCGACCGGACGGCTCGCGGGCTGTCGGTTTTGTGAGCCGCGACGCGTAAGCGGCCGGGCACTGCGACGCCCGCCCGAGGCCTGACGGCCAGCGGCTCACCATTAACGCAGCAGATCCCGACTCAATCGACAGCCCGATCGCGCCGTTCCGCTAACACCTTCGGAACCTGGATCGGCGCCGATCCACGTGCTACAGGTCCGCGGCGTCCAGGTCGGGGGACTCGGCGGCGGCGATCGTCGCATCCAAGTCCATCTCTTGGACTTGCTCGACTTCGTTTTCCATGTTCAGTACGATCTTGTCCTGCATGATTTCCTGCAGCACGATCGACATTTTGTCATGCGTGTCGACGTTGACCAGCGCGCGGCTGCCCTGGTTCAACTGGACGAGCCGCTTTTGAATCAAAGTGCTCAACTTGAATCGACCGCCGACCTTGTTGACGGTCTCTTCGTCTTTTAGTTCTTCGAGCATGTGTGTTTCTCCTGATGGTCTCTGAGGATTTGGCAGACTTGGGCGACGGCCGCGTCGACCGAGCCGTTAATGATTTCGTATTGGTAGCGATGCACGAACCGCATCTCACCCGCGGCCGTCTCCAAACGGCTCTGAATCGCGGCTTCGGTTTCGGTCCCCCGGTCGCGGAGACGACGTTCCAATTCGTCCATGCCGCCGGGGTGGATGAACAACGAAATGGGATCGGTCTCCAGATGCTCCATCACCTCAATCGCGCCCTGAACGTCGATTTCCAGGATGATCCAATTTCCCGCGGCGAGCCCGTCGGCGACTTCACTGCGTAGCGTCCCGTACCAGT
Encoded here:
- a CDS encoding DNA-directed RNA polymerase subunit omega, which gives rise to MLEELKDEETVNKVGGRFKLSTLIQKRLVQLNQGSRALVNVDTHDKMSIVLQEIMQDKIVLNMENEVEQVQEMDLDATIAAAESPDLDAADL
- a CDS encoding putative manganese-dependent inorganic diphosphatase, whose product is MPLFVFGHRNPDTDAICAAIAYADFLRRTTRPDAIAASCGPPNQRTEYALKIAKLSAPRIMMDVHALVEDVCQTDVTLAHRDEVFYDVYRRMDERGLRSIPVVEPDGKLSGIVSLLDILELVLNSGVDPLKARQVRTNLSKIASVLGGTFLHAVNPDVDEDLIVSVGAMSAGGFTDHIKQFPAEKLLVVSGDRPTVQLPALELGVRALIVTGGYQLSDGLMQLAKARGITVLVSPFDTATTTMRIKSAQLIGDVVEEEFVSLPARMPVTEAREKIFRSPQAVFPVLEDGQLVGVLSKSDLVNPPKTELVLVDHNELGQAVPGADEARIIEVLDHHRLGGSLKSTEPIRLTMEPVGSTCTLVAKMYRQAHMDPESGIAICMASGMISDTLYLRSPTTTNTDREMLQWLQQFCPMPLESFAEEFFQVGSALRTCSPGQVVREDCKHFEESGHAFSISQIEEIGFDLFWERKDELFGALESMAQEQKLDFSALLVTDIVSNGSLLMMSSEPKGWEDINYPELEDRLYQLDGVVSRKKQLLPLISSLMESM
- a CDS encoding flavoprotein — protein: MPDPVDSKRILLAVGGGIAAYKAAMLCSRLAQAGHRVQTAMTRSATEFLGPPTLAALSGRPVGLDSFHVNHPLGSHIELALDVDLMIVAPATANLIAKFSNGIADDLVSTLYLQNTAPVLVAPAMSDPMWNKPSVARNVAQLAADGCLLIGPDSGWLSCRVKGVGRMSDPEAIFRRAAEILAA
- the gmk gene encoding guanylate kinase, whose amino-acid sequence is MAEPTSPRLIIISGPSGAGKSTVTRRLLSDCDLPLRLSVSATTRAPRPGERDGTEYHFLSQQRFRELRDQDAFLECKEVFGKGHWYGTLRSEVADGLAAGNWIILEIDVQGAIEVMEHLETDPISLFIHPGGMDELERRLRDRGTETEAAIQSRLETAAGEMRFVHRYQYEIINGSVDAAVAQVCQILRDHQEKHTCSKN